CCGTCACCGATGGCCGCCCGAGCCGCGACCACGACGTCCACCACCGTCGCCCCGAGTCCGGCCGCGTCGTCGACCCGGTGCGCTTGCGGCTCGTGCCCCGCGTCGCGTACCGAGGACGGCGGCGTCGCGGCGGGATCGACGGCAGCGAGTACGTCGGCCGCCACGGCCATGATCTCACTCGGCGTGCGGTAGTTGACGGTCAGCTCGCGGAGGTCCCAACGCTGCGGCGCGACCGTGTCCAGCGTGTCTGCCCACCGCCGGGTGCCCCACGGCGCGGCGAGCTGGTCGACGTCGCCGACCACGGTCATCGAACGCATCGGGCACCGGCGCACCAGCATCCGCCACGCCATCGGCGAGAGCTCCTGCGCCTCGTCGACGATGACGTGACCGAACTCCCAGTCCGGATCTCCCGCGGCGCGTTCGACGAGGCTGCGCCCGCCCACCCCCGGCGCGCCGAACCGCTCGGCCAGCGCATCCGCGTCGACCTGGCCGCGCAAGCCGCTGGCGGCGATGACCTCCTGCGCGTACGCCCGTTCCAGCCGGAGGCGGCGACGTTCGGCTGCCGCTCGCAACACTTCTTCCGGATCGCCGAGCAGCGCCCATGCCTCGTCGAGCAGCGGTACGTCGGCAGGTGTCCAGGGCGCGTCCGGCTCGCGGACGAGCAGCTCCTGCTCACGCCGGCTCAAGATGTCGCGACCGGCCCGGGCGAGGCCGGCCGGCGTCAACAGGTCGCGGACCAGATCGGCCATCGACAGCCGCGGCCAGCACTCGTCGATGACCGCACGAAACGCATCCGAGCCCATGACGGTGCGGACCACCCAGCGCTCCGCGGCCAGCTTCGGATCGACGACGGCGAGCTCGCCCATCACGGCGCGCAGCACCGACTTCGCGAAGGCGTAGCGGGCCCGGTTGTGACGGCGCCGGCTGCGGCGGGTGCGCGCCCGGGCGGCTGCGATCACCGACGGCTCGATGACCAGGTCGTAGTCCTCGACCTCGATCGTCACCGGTCCGTCCGGCACTCGCTGCCGCGACGCGACCGCGGCCGCGACGACCTGAGCCATCCGTGCGTCCGACTTGATCCGGGCGACCTCGTCCGGCTCCTTGCCGCGAGCCTCGATCCCGGGGATCAGACCGGACAGCGTCGACAGCAGCACGCCGGTCTCGCCCAGGGAGGGCAACACCTGCTCGATGTAGCGCAGGAACGTCTGCCCGGGACCGACGACGAGCACGCCGGAGCGCGCCAGCCGTTCCCGGTTGGAATAGAGCAGGTACGCCGCACGATGCAGCGCGACGGCCGTCTTGCCGGTGCCGGGGCCGCCTTGTACGACGAGGACACCGGTCGGGTCCGCGCGGATGACCCGGTCCTGCTCCGCCTGGATCGTGGCCACGATGTCGCGCATCCGGCCGGTCCGGCTCTCGGTGAGCGCCGCCAGCAGCGCGCCGCCCCCGCCGAGGGTCTCGCGGTCGGCGTCGGTCAGCTCCTCGACGTCGAGCACGTCGTCCTCGACGTCGAGCACCGCTCTCGCGCGGGTGCGCAGGTGCCGCCGGCGCACGACGCCGAGCGGGTCGGCCGGCGTCGCCCGGTAGAACGGCTCCGCGGCCGGCGCCCGCCAGTCGACCAGCATCGTGTCGTGGCGCTCGTCGGTGAGCCCGATGCGCCCGACGTGCAGCCGCTCGCCCCCGGAGAGGTCCAGCCGACCGAAGCACAGGCCCGGCTCCACGGCCTCGAGCTGGGCGAGCCGGTCCTCGTAGAGCGCGGCGAACGCGTCCCGCTCGCTGCGCGCCTGGGGCGTGCCGGAGGCGCCGCGCCGACGTACCTCGGTCAGCCGATCGCGAGCCTGCTCGCGCAGCTCGTCCAGCCGGCCGTAGAGCTCGTCGACGTGAGCCTGCTCACGCGCGACCTCCTGGCTTCGGGACATCGATCCAGTCTGCACCCCGCCCGGAAACGCGCGAAGAACGGAAGTTGCTTACTCGCGGTTACCCGGGGGTAACCTTCTCGTTGTTACCGGTGGGTAGCCCAGCTGGCTGGACACCCAACCCTGCGTCCCGCCACGGGAGTGTGAGCAATCATGGGCCACTACAAGTCGAACCTCCGCGACGTCGAGTTCAACCTCTTCGAGGTGCTCGGGCGCGGCGACATCCTCGGGCAGGGCGCGTTCGCCGACCTCGACGTGGACACCGTCAAGTCGATCCTGGACGAGGTGCGCCGCCTCGCCGAGGGCCCCCTTGCCGACTCGTTCGCCGACGCCGACCGTCACCCGCCGGTGTTCGACCCGGACGCCCACACCGTGACGCTGCCTGAGTCGTTCAAGAAGTCCTACCGGTCACTGATCGACTCGGGCTGGGACCGGCTCTCGCTCACCGCGGAGCTCGGTGGCCCGGGCCTGCCGCCGTCGTTCTACTGGGCCGCCGGCGAGATGGTGCTCGGCGCCAACCCGGCGATCCACATGTACGCCGCCGGCCCGTCGTTCGCGCAGATCCTCTACCGCAACGGCAACGAGACCCAGCGCAAGATCGCCCAGATGATGGTCGACCGCAACTGGGGCGCGACCATGGTCCTGACCGAGCCGGACGCCGGCTCCGACGTCGGCGCCGGGCGCACCAAGGCGACCCAGCAGCCGGACGGCTCGTGGCACATCGAGGGCGTCAAGCGCTTCATCACCAGCGGCGAGTGGGACGTTCCGGAGAACATCATCCACCTGGTGCTGGCTCGCCCCGAAGGTGCCGGGCCGGGCACCAAGGGTCTGTCGCTGTTCGTCGTACCGAAGTTCCACTTCGATCCCGAGACGGGTGAGATCGGCGAGCGCAACGGCGCCTTCGTCACCAACGTCGAGAAGAAGATGGGCCTGAAGGTGTCGGCGACGTGCGAGCTCACCTTCGGTGAGCACGGCATCCCGGCGGTGGGCTGGCTCGTCGGCGACGTGCACGACGGCATCGCCCAGATGTTCGAGGTCATCGAGATGGCCCGCATGATGGTCGGCACCAAGGCGATCGCCACGCTGTCGACCGGCTACCTCAACTCGCTGGAGTTCGCCAAGACTCGCGTCCAGGGCGCCGACCTGACCCAGATGCTCGACAAGGCCGCGCCCCGCGTCACGATCTCCCATCACCCCGACGTACGCCGCGCACTGATGCTTCAGAAGGCCTACGCCGAGGGCATGCGGGCGCTCGTGCTGTTCACCGCGAGCCAGCAGGACACCGTCCTCGACGCGGCCTCACGTGGGGAGGACGCGACCGAGGCGACGCGGCTCAACGACCTGCTGCTGCCGCTGGTCAAGGGCTGCGGCTCGGAGCGTTCCTACGAGCTGCTCGGCTCGCAGTCGCTGCAGACGCTCGGCGGCTCGGGGTTCCTTCAGGACTACCCGATCGAGCAGTACATCCGCGACGCGAAGATCGACACCCTCTACGAGGGCACGACCGCGATCCAGGGGATGGACCTGTTCTTCCGCAAGATCGTCCGCGACCAGGGCGCCGCGCTCACCGGGCTGTTCGGTCAGATCCAGGGCTTCATCGACT
This window of the Mycobacteriales bacterium genome carries:
- a CDS encoding ATP-binding domain-containing protein, with the protein product MSRSQEVAREQAHVDELYGRLDELREQARDRLTEVRRRGASGTPQARSERDAFAALYEDRLAQLEAVEPGLCFGRLDLSGGERLHVGRIGLTDERHDTMLVDWRAPAAEPFYRATPADPLGVVRRRHLRTRARAVLDVEDDVLDVEELTDADRETLGGGGALLAALTESRTGRMRDIVATIQAEQDRVIRADPTGVLVVQGGPGTGKTAVALHRAAYLLYSNRERLARSGVLVVGPGQTFLRYIEQVLPSLGETGVLLSTLSGLIPGIEARGKEPDEVARIKSDARMAQVVAAAVASRQRVPDGPVTIEVEDYDLVIEPSVIAAARARTRRSRRRHNRARYAFAKSVLRAVMGELAVVDPKLAAERWVVRTVMGSDAFRAVIDECWPRLSMADLVRDLLTPAGLARAGRDILSRREQELLVREPDAPWTPADVPLLDEAWALLGDPEEVLRAAAERRRLRLERAYAQEVIAASGLRGQVDADALAERFGAPGVGGRSLVERAAGDPDWEFGHVIVDEAQELSPMAWRMLVRRCPMRSMTVVGDVDQLAAPWGTRRWADTLDTVAPQRWDLRELTVNYRTPSEIMAVAADVLAAVDPAATPPSSVRDAGHEPQAHRVDDAAGLGATVVDVVVAARAAIGDGRLAVLAAGGDFAAVQAALDEGFPGEVGTGSAGLDAPIAVLEIGDAKGLEFDAVVVVEPAAWLAEGERGLRDLYVALTRATQRLDVVYADQLPDVLARLRADTAGAGVDPASLVGAPH
- a CDS encoding acyl-CoA dehydrogenase; protein product: MGHYKSNLRDVEFNLFEVLGRGDILGQGAFADLDVDTVKSILDEVRRLAEGPLADSFADADRHPPVFDPDAHTVTLPESFKKSYRSLIDSGWDRLSLTAELGGPGLPPSFYWAAGEMVLGANPAIHMYAAGPSFAQILYRNGNETQRKIAQMMVDRNWGATMVLTEPDAGSDVGAGRTKATQQPDGSWHIEGVKRFITSGEWDVPENIIHLVLARPEGAGPGTKGLSLFVVPKFHFDPETGEIGERNGAFVTNVEKKMGLKVSATCELTFGEHGIPAVGWLVGDVHDGIAQMFEVIEMARMMVGTKAIATLSTGYLNSLEFAKTRVQGADLTQMLDKAAPRVTISHHPDVRRALMLQKAYAEGMRALVLFTASQQDTVLDAASRGEDATEATRLNDLLLPLVKGCGSERSYELLGSQSLQTLGGSGFLQDYPIEQYIRDAKIDTLYEGTTAIQGMDLFFRKIVRDQGAALTGLFGQIQGFIDSEAGNGRLKNERELLAKALGDVQGMVETMVGYLTASLEDSPSMYKVGLNTSRLLLSLGDVVIGWLLLRQAEVALNALTVGADGRDKDFYEGKVVAAKFFAQTRLPLLAAERVVVEGANLEVMDLPETAF